A region from the Inhella inkyongensis genome encodes:
- a CDS encoding gamma carbonic anhydrase family protein — protein MSIYRLGEHEPDVPASAWVAPSATVVGRVSLGEQCSVWFGAVLRGDSDTLTLGARVNVQDNAVLHADTGFPLVIEDDVTIGHQAMVHGCHVEKGCLIGIQAVVLNGARIGAGSLVGAGALVTEGKVFPPRSLIVGSPAKLLRELTEEESARLLHSAAHYARNGLRYGAELEKME, from the coding sequence ATGAGCATCTACCGACTGGGCGAGCACGAGCCTGATGTGCCAGCCAGCGCCTGGGTGGCGCCGAGTGCCACGGTGGTGGGGCGCGTTTCTCTGGGTGAGCAGTGTTCGGTGTGGTTTGGCGCCGTGTTGCGCGGCGACTCCGACACCCTGACCTTGGGCGCGCGTGTGAACGTGCAAGACAACGCGGTGCTCCATGCCGACACCGGCTTCCCGCTGGTGATCGAGGACGATGTCACCATCGGCCACCAGGCCATGGTGCATGGCTGCCATGTCGAGAAGGGCTGCTTGATCGGCATCCAAGCCGTGGTGCTGAATGGTGCGCGCATTGGAGCGGGCAGCCTGGTGGGCGCCGGCGCCTTGGTGACCGAGGGCAAGGTCTTCCCGCCGCGCAGCCTGATCGTGGGCAGTCCGGCCAAGCTGCTGCGGGAGCTGACCGAGGAAGAGAGTGCGCGCCTGCTGCATTCGGCCGCGCACTATGCGCGCAACGGCCTGCGGTACGGGGCTGAATTGGAAAAGATGGAATGA
- a CDS encoding 3-deoxy-7-phosphoheptulonate synthase yields MQQLDNPAHDREVGHADATLDATRTDDTRIRAVRPLISPALLQDEMPVSEGELQLVEGTRQAIGRVLRGSDDRLVVVVGPCSIHDHDQAMDYARLLKKAADALREDLIVVMRVYFEKPRTTVGWKGYINDPQLDGSFRMNEGLRLARRLLLDVTALGLPAGTEFLDLLSPQYIADLIAWGAIGARTTESQSHRQLASGLSCPVGFKNGTDGSIKIAADAVLAARSGHAFMGMTKMGAAAIFETRGNEDCHLILRGGKAPNYDAASIAAACQALKASGVHEQVMVDLSHGNSSKQYERQIEVGRDVSTQIAGGERRICGVMIESHLQPGRQDHVEGTPKSALKPGVSLTDACLGWAQTEPLLHELAAAVRQRRSLSA; encoded by the coding sequence ATGCAACAACTAGACAACCCCGCCCACGACCGCGAAGTGGGCCATGCCGACGCCACCCTGGACGCCACCCGCACCGACGACACCCGCATCCGCGCGGTGCGCCCGCTGATCAGCCCCGCCCTGTTGCAGGACGAGATGCCGGTGAGCGAAGGCGAGCTGCAATTGGTGGAAGGCACCCGCCAGGCCATTGGCCGGGTGCTGCGCGGCAGCGACGACCGCCTGGTGGTGGTGGTCGGCCCTTGCTCCATCCACGACCACGACCAGGCGATGGATTACGCACGTCTGCTGAAGAAGGCGGCGGACGCCCTGCGTGAGGACTTGATCGTGGTGATGCGCGTCTACTTCGAGAAGCCGCGCACCACGGTGGGCTGGAAGGGCTATATCAACGACCCGCAGCTCGATGGCAGCTTCCGCATGAACGAGGGCCTGCGCCTGGCGCGCCGCCTGCTGCTGGACGTGACGGCCCTGGGCCTGCCGGCCGGCACCGAGTTCCTGGACCTGCTCTCACCCCAGTACATCGCCGACCTGATCGCCTGGGGCGCGATTGGCGCGCGCACCACGGAGAGCCAGAGCCACCGCCAGCTGGCCAGCGGCCTGTCCTGCCCGGTGGGCTTCAAGAACGGCACCGATGGCAGCATCAAGATTGCGGCCGATGCCGTGTTGGCGGCGCGCAGCGGCCACGCCTTCATGGGCATGACCAAGATGGGCGCTGCGGCCATTTTTGAGACGCGCGGCAACGAGGACTGCCACCTGATCCTGCGCGGCGGCAAGGCGCCCAATTACGACGCCGCCAGCATCGCCGCCGCCTGCCAGGCCCTGAAGGCCAGCGGCGTGCACGAGCAGGTGATGGTGGACCTGAGTCACGGCAACAGCAGCAAGCAGTACGAGCGCCAGATCGAGGTCGGGCGCGATGTGTCGACCCAGATCGCCGGCGGTGAGCGCCGCATCTGCGGCGTGATGATCGAGAGCCATCTGCAACCCGGGCGCCAGGACCATGTGGAAGGTACGCCCAAGAGTGCACTCAAGCCCGGCGTGTCGCTGACCGATGCCTGCCTGGGCTGGGCCCAGACCGAGCCGCTGCTGCATGAGCTGGCCGCCGCGGTGCGCCAGCGCCGATCTCTCAGCGCATGA
- the hslO gene encoding Hsp33 family molecular chaperone HslO, with protein MSEFRKFLFEGLPVRGVVVRLTDSWQELQGRREQPLPAAVTALLGEMSACALLLQGNLKFQGALILQMAGDGPVKLAVAEARTDLSYRATANVTGAVPQLGAQGFNLADLLNVHGGGRCAITLDPDDRPQGVQPYQGVVPLNDEQAGRFGRLAEAVEQYMKLSEQLDTKIMLAADGHSAAGLLIQRMPLAGEGNLEGGGLDAERAAELADAFPRLALKVGTLTREELLQLPMDDLLHRLFWEEPLRHFEPAAPRFACTCSRERVGRMLVGLGREEVESILTERAEVEIACNFCGAPYRFDAVDCAQLFQAEGSVAASPGGVH; from the coding sequence ATGAGTGAATTCAGAAAGTTCTTGTTTGAAGGTCTGCCCGTGCGCGGCGTCGTGGTGCGCCTGACCGACAGTTGGCAGGAGTTGCAAGGCCGGCGCGAGCAGCCTCTGCCGGCGGCTGTGACGGCCCTGCTGGGCGAGATGAGTGCCTGTGCGCTGCTGCTGCAGGGCAATCTGAAGTTCCAGGGCGCGCTGATCCTGCAGATGGCGGGCGATGGACCGGTCAAGCTGGCCGTGGCCGAGGCACGCACTGACCTGAGCTACCGGGCCACCGCCAACGTCACCGGCGCCGTGCCGCAGTTGGGCGCGCAAGGCTTCAATCTGGCGGATCTGCTCAATGTGCATGGCGGCGGGCGTTGCGCCATCACCCTGGACCCGGACGATCGCCCTCAGGGTGTGCAGCCCTACCAAGGGGTGGTGCCGCTCAACGACGAGCAAGCCGGGCGCTTTGGCCGCCTGGCCGAGGCGGTCGAGCAATACATGAAGCTGTCCGAGCAGCTCGACACCAAGATCATGCTGGCTGCCGATGGCCACAGCGCGGCGGGTTTGCTGATTCAGCGCATGCCGCTGGCGGGTGAGGGCAATCTCGAGGGGGGGGGATTGGACGCCGAACGCGCGGCCGAACTGGCCGATGCCTTCCCACGCCTGGCGCTGAAAGTTGGCACCCTGACCCGCGAGGAGTTGCTGCAGTTGCCCATGGACGATTTGCTGCACCGCCTGTTCTGGGAAGAGCCGCTGCGGCACTTCGAACCCGCTGCGCCGCGCTTTGCCTGCACCTGCTCGCGTGAGCGCGTGGGCCGCATGCTCGTGGGCTTGGGGCGTGAGGAGGTGGAGTCCATCCTCACCGAGCGCGCCGAGGTCGAGATCGCCTGCAACTTCTGCGGCGCGCCCTATCGCTTCGATGCGGTGGACTGCGCGCAGCTTTTCCAGGCTGAGGGCAGCGTGGCGGCCTCGCCCGGAGGGGTGCATTGA
- a CDS encoding bifunctional metallophosphatase/5'-nucleotidase codes for MRLLPVLTAPLLIAALLAGCATPPPPSGPLKVQVLAINDLHGNLLPPKGLRLPDPAEPSKTVVMEVGGVEALATAVKQLRKDQPNHIFVAAGDLIGGTPLLSALFRDEPTIESLSTMGLHVSAVGNHEFDLGRDELLRRQKGGCHPVDGCKGPQPFKGAQFQYLSASTIDTATGKTLLPAYLIRRFEGIPVAFIGLTLAGTPGLVMPTGIQGLRFDDEAQTVNRLVPELRAQGVESIVVLIHEGGYTTGNVDECPGLTGQIEAIVKKFDRAVDLVVTGHTHWAYNCMINGMRVTSGHKFGSMVTDITLTIDRQTRDVIDSQARNILTRLDQFAKDPEQTALVAGYLDRAQPLIERRVGRLEQEIRQTVNDPAGNWPMGLLLADAHWAATRAPEAGGAEMAFTNKEGVRAGLTPRADGSVTYGDLFTVQPFSNELITMTLSGREILEILESQWRSRLGFDPLQPSAGFTYQWDPKAPVGAKVVPGSVRLNGQPLQMERDYRVTVNSFVAAGGDGFSLFVRGRNRQTGMLDVQALERYVASQQVLRAPALDRIQRLN; via the coding sequence ATGCGCCTGCTGCCCGTCCTGACCGCCCCCCTGCTGATCGCTGCTCTTTTGGCAGGCTGCGCCACGCCGCCGCCGCCGTCCGGCCCGCTGAAGGTGCAGGTGCTGGCCATCAACGATCTGCACGGCAATCTGCTGCCGCCCAAGGGCCTGCGCCTGCCCGATCCGGCCGAGCCGAGCAAGACGGTGGTGATGGAAGTCGGCGGCGTCGAGGCCCTGGCCACGGCCGTCAAGCAGCTGCGCAAGGATCAGCCCAACCACATTTTTGTGGCCGCCGGCGACTTGATCGGTGGCACCCCCCTGCTCTCGGCCCTGTTCCGCGACGAGCCCACCATCGAGTCCCTGTCCACCATGGGCCTGCATGTTTCGGCCGTGGGCAACCATGAGTTCGACCTCGGGCGCGATGAATTGCTGCGCCGCCAAAAGGGGGGCTGCCACCCGGTGGATGGATGCAAGGGCCCGCAGCCCTTCAAAGGGGCGCAGTTTCAATACCTGTCCGCCAGCACCATCGACACCGCCACCGGCAAGACCCTGCTGCCGGCCTACCTGATCCGCCGCTTTGAGGGCATCCCGGTGGCCTTCATCGGCCTGACCCTGGCCGGCACCCCCGGCCTGGTGATGCCCACCGGCATCCAGGGCCTGCGTTTTGACGACGAGGCCCAGACCGTCAACCGCCTGGTGCCGGAGTTGCGCGCGCAAGGGGTTGAGTCCATCGTCGTGCTGATTCACGAAGGCGGCTACACCACCGGCAATGTGGACGAGTGCCCGGGCCTGACCGGGCAGATCGAAGCCATCGTCAAGAAATTCGACCGCGCCGTGGACCTGGTGGTCACCGGCCACACGCACTGGGCCTACAACTGCATGATCAATGGCATGCGCGTGACCAGCGGACACAAGTTCGGCTCCATGGTCACCGACATCACGCTGACCATCGACCGCCAGACTCGCGACGTCATCGACAGCCAGGCCAGAAACATCCTGACCCGCCTCGATCAGTTCGCCAAGGACCCCGAGCAAACCGCGTTGGTGGCCGGCTATCTGGACCGCGCCCAGCCGCTGATCGAGCGGCGTGTCGGCCGCCTGGAGCAAGAGATCCGCCAGACCGTGAACGACCCGGCCGGCAATTGGCCGATGGGCCTGCTGCTGGCCGATGCCCATTGGGCCGCCACCCGCGCGCCCGAGGCCGGCGGTGCTGAAATGGCTTTCACCAACAAAGAAGGCGTGCGCGCCGGCCTGACCCCGCGCGCCGACGGCAGCGTCACCTACGGTGATCTGTTCACGGTGCAGCCCTTCTCCAACGAGCTGATCACCATGACGCTTAGCGGGCGCGAGATTCTTGAGATCTTGGAGAGCCAGTGGCGCTCGCGCCTGGGCTTCGACCCCCTGCAGCCCTCCGCCGGCTTCACCTATCAGTGGGACCCCAAGGCCCCGGTAGGCGCCAAGGTGGTGCCGGGCTCGGTGCGCTTGAACGGCCAGCCGCTGCAGATGGAACGGGATTACCGCGTCACCGTGAATTCCTTCGTGGCGGCCGGGGGCGATGGTTTTTCGCTCTTTGTGCGCGGTCGCAATCGCCAAACCGGCATGCTCGACGTGCAAGCCCTAGAGCGCTACGTCGCCAGCCAGCAGGTGCTGCGGGCCCCGGCGCTGGACCGCATCCAGCGCCTCAACTAA
- a CDS encoding DMT family transporter translates to MTRLQADLLLTFVAIIWGSAFVFQAHGMQHLGPMAFTGVRFLLGALVVLPLALWEAPRRRPESRQRPMAPTLLLLGSLMAVGAAFQQIGIVTTSVTNAGFLTALYVPLVPVLGALLLKESPHWSVWPCALACVAGAYLLSGVQTLQLHVGDAWVIASVFPWALHVLLVGRMADKFDAPFAIASGQFAVVGALCLAYAFLFEPFTWAQVQAAAIPIAYTGMLSAGVAFTAQVVAQRTAPASDAAIILSSETLFAAGFGYWLLGERLNTQGLLGCALILAALLAVQLLPLLHPALKRKTA, encoded by the coding sequence ATGACCCGACTACAAGCCGACCTCCTCCTCACCTTCGTCGCCATCATCTGGGGCTCGGCCTTTGTCTTCCAGGCCCATGGCATGCAGCACTTGGGCCCCATGGCCTTCACCGGCGTGCGCTTCCTGCTGGGCGCGCTGGTGGTGCTGCCGCTGGCGCTGTGGGAAGCCCCGCGCCGCCGGCCGGAGTCCCGCCAGCGACCGATGGCACCCACCTTGCTGCTGCTGGGGAGCCTGATGGCAGTGGGCGCGGCCTTTCAGCAAATCGGCATCGTCACTACGAGCGTCACCAACGCCGGCTTCCTGACCGCCCTCTATGTCCCCCTGGTGCCCGTGCTGGGCGCCCTGCTGCTGAAAGAATCACCGCACTGGAGCGTCTGGCCCTGCGCGCTGGCCTGCGTGGCCGGCGCCTACCTGCTATCGGGTGTGCAGACCCTGCAACTCCATGTCGGCGACGCCTGGGTGATTGCCTCGGTCTTCCCCTGGGCCCTGCACGTGCTGCTGGTGGGCCGCATGGCCGACAAATTCGATGCCCCCTTCGCGATTGCGAGCGGCCAGTTCGCAGTGGTTGGCGCCCTGTGCCTGGCCTATGCGTTCCTGTTCGAGCCCTTCACCTGGGCACAGGTGCAGGCGGCGGCCATTCCGATCGCCTACACCGGCATGCTGAGCGCCGGGGTGGCCTTCACCGCGCAGGTGGTGGCGCAGCGCACCGCACCGGCCAGTGACGCCGCCATCATCCTCAGCAGCGAGACCCTGTTTGCCGCCGGCTTTGGCTACTGGCTGCTGGGTGAACGGCTCAATACCCAGGGCCTGTTGGGCTGCGCGCTGATTCTGGCCGCGCTGCTGGCAGTGCAACTGCTGCCCTTGCTGCATCCGGCGCTCAAGCGCAAAACGGCATGA
- a CDS encoding DUF2145 domain-containing protein, protein MKAADAAATLRAVIRGLALALLCGTAQAEALRACNPGPPPSLRQQDRLLQLSQLIQQDLEARGARLAVVARAGTDLRRFGVDYSHAGLALRHNPQGPWAVRQLYYDCEARQSALFDQGLTGFLLGSEGADQGRLLVLLLPAEAEGLLEQAALDRERALALMGPQYVANAHPDDALRQNCNQWLAELLAEAWGAAGRPEPTPRERAQAWLRDQGHAVQPVQLSTGLWFVAAAFVPWLSQQGHPPEDRAALQLRTTLPRDLHALLQRQHPQLQRVEWCHVQSRAIRRENGAPLGEGCLTQAGDRVMALDAATPGD, encoded by the coding sequence TTGAAGGCCGCTGACGCGGCCGCGACTTTGAGGGCAGTCATACGCGGCTTAGCCCTGGCGCTGCTGTGTGGCACAGCCCAGGCCGAAGCCCTGCGCGCCTGCAACCCCGGGCCGCCGCCCAGTCTGCGGCAGCAGGACCGGCTGTTGCAGCTCTCCCAGTTGATCCAGCAGGACCTGGAAGCGCGCGGCGCCCGCCTGGCCGTGGTGGCACGCGCGGGCACTGATCTGCGCCGCTTCGGCGTGGACTACAGCCACGCCGGTCTAGCGTTGCGCCACAACCCGCAAGGCCCCTGGGCTGTGCGCCAGCTTTACTACGACTGCGAAGCCCGCCAGTCGGCGCTGTTTGATCAAGGCCTGACGGGCTTTTTGCTTGGCAGCGAAGGGGCGGACCAAGGGCGCTTGCTGGTGCTGCTGCTGCCCGCCGAGGCTGAAGGACTGCTGGAGCAAGCCGCCCTGGACCGCGAGCGTGCGTTGGCCCTGATGGGCCCGCAGTACGTGGCCAATGCCCACCCCGACGACGCTTTGCGCCAGAACTGCAACCAGTGGCTGGCCGAGCTTTTGGCCGAGGCCTGGGGCGCGGCCGGCCGCCCCGAGCCCACGCCGCGCGAGCGCGCGCAGGCCTGGCTGCGCGATCAGGGGCATGCGGTGCAGCCGGTGCAGCTGTCCACCGGCCTTTGGTTTGTGGCCGCTGCCTTTGTGCCTTGGCTGAGTCAACAGGGCCACCCGCCAGAAGATCGTGCGGCGCTGCAGTTGCGCACCACCTTGCCGCGCGATCTCCACGCCCTGTTGCAGCGTCAGCACCCGCAGTTGCAACGGGTGGAGTGGTGTCATGTGCAGAGCCGGGCGATTCGACGAGAAAACGGCGCCCCGCTGGGCGAGGGCTGCTTAACGCAGGCCGGTGACCGGGTGATGGCACTGGACGCCGCAACGCCAGGGGATTGA
- a CDS encoding DMT family transporter — protein MSAVIGRPQAYLCLAASMALVGSYVGLSKWLVAVFPVFLLAGLRFALAAVAMVGWMRRPAEEPALDARDHLVLFLGSFFGNFLFSICMLFGVQATSALAAGVVMAGIPAAVALLSWAFLGERLNARIVAAIACAGLGVALLAFSRHAPGAEEAPWWGYALLLAAVGCEAAYVVVGKRLTAKLSAKRISALINLWGLALVAPLALWQGWGFEFSGVGQSTWTLLLFYALAASMGTVWLWMRGMPAVPAQQAGLFTVLLPISAAGVGIVLLGEQATALHGLALGLALAGIYLATRTASPQ, from the coding sequence ATGAGCGCTGTGATCGGAAGACCACAGGCCTATCTCTGCCTGGCCGCCAGCATGGCCCTGGTGGGCAGCTATGTGGGTCTGTCGAAATGGCTGGTGGCGGTGTTCCCCGTTTTCTTGCTGGCGGGGCTGCGCTTTGCCTTGGCCGCTGTGGCCATGGTGGGCTGGATGCGCCGTCCGGCGGAAGAGCCGGCGCTCGATGCACGCGACCACCTGGTGCTCTTTCTGGGCAGCTTCTTCGGCAACTTCCTGTTCTCGATCTGCATGCTGTTCGGCGTGCAGGCCACTTCGGCCTTGGCGGCCGGGGTGGTGATGGCAGGCATTCCGGCAGCGGTGGCCCTGCTCTCCTGGGCCTTCCTGGGTGAGCGGCTCAACGCCCGCATCGTCGCGGCCATTGCCTGCGCCGGCCTGGGGGTGGCCCTGTTGGCCTTCTCGCGCCACGCGCCGGGTGCAGAAGAAGCCCCGTGGTGGGGCTATGCGTTGCTGCTGGCCGCCGTGGGTTGCGAGGCCGCCTATGTGGTGGTGGGCAAGCGCCTGACCGCCAAGCTCTCGGCCAAACGCATCAGTGCGCTCATCAATCTTTGGGGCCTGGCCCTGGTGGCCCCGCTGGCCCTGTGGCAGGGCTGGGGCTTTGAGTTCTCGGGCGTGGGCCAGAGCACCTGGACCCTGCTGCTCTTCTACGCCCTGGCGGCCAGCATGGGCACAGTGTGGCTGTGGATGCGCGGCATGCCCGCCGTGCCGGCTCAGCAAGCCGGCCTGTTCACCGTGCTGCTGCCCATCAGCGCGGCGGGGGTGGGCATCGTGCTGCTGGGCGAACAGGCCACCGCCCTGCATGGGCTGGCCTTGGGCCTGGCGCTGGCGGGCATCTATTTGGCAACAAGAACGGCCAGCCCTCAGTAG
- a CDS encoding quinone-dependent dihydroorotate dehydrogenase, which produces MSFLPYAFARPALFALDPEHAHELTLGALERFQHSPLACLWGERRVDDPVTVAGLRFPNRVGLAAGLDKNGRAIDGLGAMGFGFIEVGTVTPKGQPGNPKPRMFRLPEHQALINRLGFNNEGLDSFLANVQRATRFRAHGGILGLNIGKNAATAIEDAASDYLKGLEGVYPHADYVTVNISSPNTANLRSLQSDEALKALLDALMARREQLAARLGRKVPLFVKIAPDLDADQVAVIARTLKESGVDGVIATNTTLSREAVKGHPHEGQAGGLSGAPVLQASNRVIGQLRAALGADYPIIGVGGVLSGADAASKRAAGADLVQIYTGLIYKGAGLVRESAQALKAAS; this is translated from the coding sequence ATGTCTTTTCTGCCCTACGCCTTTGCCCGCCCTGCCCTGTTTGCGCTCGACCCTGAGCACGCCCATGAGTTGACGCTGGGCGCCCTGGAGCGCTTCCAGCACAGTCCACTGGCCTGCCTGTGGGGCGAGCGCCGGGTGGACGACCCGGTGACGGTGGCCGGCCTGCGCTTCCCCAACCGCGTGGGCCTGGCCGCCGGCCTGGACAAGAACGGCCGCGCCATCGACGGCCTGGGCGCTATGGGCTTTGGTTTCATCGAGGTGGGCACCGTCACCCCCAAGGGTCAGCCGGGCAACCCCAAGCCACGCATGTTCCGGCTGCCCGAGCACCAGGCCCTGATCAACCGCCTGGGCTTCAACAACGAAGGCCTGGACAGCTTTCTGGCCAATGTGCAGCGCGCCACGCGCTTTCGCGCCCACGGCGGCATCTTGGGCCTGAACATCGGCAAGAACGCCGCCACGGCCATTGAAGACGCCGCCAGCGACTACCTCAAGGGACTCGAGGGCGTCTACCCGCACGCCGACTATGTGACGGTCAACATCTCCAGTCCCAACACCGCCAATCTGCGCAGCCTGCAAAGCGATGAGGCCCTCAAAGCCCTGCTGGACGCCCTGATGGCGCGCCGCGAACAGCTGGCCGCCCGCCTGGGCCGCAAAGTGCCGCTATTCGTCAAGATCGCCCCCGATCTGGATGCCGACCAGGTCGCCGTGATTGCCCGCACGCTGAAAGAGAGCGGCGTGGACGGCGTGATTGCCACCAACACCACCTTGTCGCGCGAGGCCGTCAAGGGCCACCCGCATGAGGGCCAGGCTGGCGGCTTGTCGGGTGCGCCGGTGCTACAAGCCAGCAACCGCGTCATCGGCCAGTTGCGCGCCGCCCTGGGGGCCGACTACCCCATCATCGGCGTGGGCGGCGTGCTCAGCGGCGCCGACGCCGCCTCCAAACGCGCCGCCGGAGCCGATCTGGTGCAGATCTACACCGGGCTGATCTACAAGGGCGCCGGCTTGGTGCGCGAGTCCGCGCAGGCCCTGAAGGCGGCAAGCTGA
- a CDS encoding DUF924 family protein produces MSLPHSPEAVLGFWFDEIEPAQHWRVNPAFDARLAERFGPLLRQAAAGELLPWRATAGGRLAEVIVLDQFSRNIHRGSPLAFAQDGMALVLAQEALAAGALAALPAVQQPFLLMPFMHSESAAIHAWALPHFEALGRPDTLNFALRHKAIVDRFGRYPHRNAILGRASTEEELQFLQQPGSSF; encoded by the coding sequence ATGAGCTTGCCGCACAGTCCCGAGGCGGTGCTGGGTTTCTGGTTCGACGAGATCGAGCCGGCCCAGCACTGGCGTGTGAATCCGGCCTTTGACGCGCGGCTGGCCGAGCGGTTCGGCCCGCTGTTGCGGCAGGCGGCTGCCGGCGAGTTGCTGCCCTGGCGCGCCACCGCAGGTGGGCGATTGGCCGAGGTGATCGTGCTCGACCAGTTCTCGCGCAACATCCATCGCGGCAGTCCCCTGGCCTTTGCGCAGGACGGTATGGCCCTGGTGCTGGCACAGGAGGCGCTGGCGGCCGGGGCCCTGGCCGCCTTGCCGGCGGTGCAGCAACCCTTTTTGTTGATGCCCTTCATGCACAGCGAATCCGCCGCCATCCATGCCTGGGCCTTGCCCCACTTTGAAGCCCTGGGCCGGCCTGATACCTTGAATTTCGCGCTGCGCCATAAGGCCATCGTCGACCGCTTCGGGCGCTACCCGCACCGCAATGCCATCCTTGGCCGTGCCTCCACCGAGGAAGAATTGCAGTTCCTGCAGCAGCCCGGTTCGTCGTTCTAA
- a CDS encoding ferritin-like domain-containing protein: MIVELRQQALELLVESDPKTKAAGAQALRRRWLAGGVSLDPQATPQSPLPLPGRPPKPELKLALTSKSRSAFTPEGRAALLHAIAHIEFNAINLALDAVQRFAGLPSAFYADWLQVAAEEGLHFELLSAHLQEQGKSYGDFDAHDGLWQMCERTAQDFRARMALVPRTLEARGLDATPPLQKKLAQAGDTRAVEILDIILRDEIGHVAIGNRWYRWACERDGVDPETDFPALCQLYQAPRPRKPLNLGARALAGFTDDELAALNAQAQ; the protein is encoded by the coding sequence ATGATTGTCGAGCTTCGCCAACAGGCGCTGGAACTGCTGGTCGAGTCAGACCCCAAAACCAAGGCCGCCGGGGCGCAGGCACTGCGGCGTCGCTGGCTGGCAGGAGGCGTCAGCCTGGACCCGCAGGCCACACCGCAAAGCCCCCTCCCCCTGCCGGGCCGCCCACCCAAGCCCGAACTCAAGCTCGCACTGACTTCCAAAAGCCGCAGCGCGTTCACCCCGGAGGGCCGCGCCGCACTGCTGCATGCCATCGCGCACATCGAGTTCAACGCCATCAATCTGGCACTGGACGCCGTGCAGCGCTTTGCCGGCCTGCCTTCGGCGTTCTACGCCGACTGGCTGCAGGTGGCCGCCGAGGAAGGTCTGCATTTCGAGTTGCTGAGCGCCCACCTGCAAGAGCAAGGCAAGTCCTATGGCGACTTCGACGCCCACGATGGCCTGTGGCAGATGTGCGAACGCACTGCGCAGGACTTCCGCGCCCGCATGGCCCTGGTGCCGCGCACACTGGAGGCGCGCGGACTGGATGCCACGCCGCCCTTGCAAAAAAAATTGGCCCAGGCCGGCGACACGCGTGCGGTCGAGATCCTCGACATCATCCTGCGCGACGAAATTGGCCATGTGGCGATTGGCAACCGCTGGTACCGCTGGGCCTGCGAACGCGACGGGGTGGACCCCGAGACCGATTTCCCGGCCCTGTGCCAGCTCTACCAGGCGCCGCGCCCACGCAAACCGCTGAACTTGGGCGCGCGCGCACTGGCTGGCTTCACCGATGACGAACTGGCCGCGCTGAACGCGCAGGCACAGTAA